A stretch of Desulfobacter hydrogenophilus DNA encodes these proteins:
- a CDS encoding Lrp/AsnC family transcriptional regulator has product MTLVGGSLDELEIQIILALQKDARKSYKSIAKKLGVAEGTVSNRVNRLTQQGVLKLEARVNPFAMSNKVAAILGINLKRSRHAGAAKKIMALPNVNAVWVTSGKYDIFVEVLVDSIKDLNVFIFEEELRNIEGIEAIETHIMLHSDSKYFKISPPAGSV; this is encoded by the coding sequence ATGACATTGGTAGGCGGGAGCCTGGATGAACTTGAAATTCAGATTATACTGGCACTTCAAAAAGATGCCCGTAAATCGTATAAAAGTATTGCAAAAAAGCTGGGCGTGGCCGAAGGCACGGTGAGCAACCGGGTCAACCGGCTTACCCAGCAAGGCGTTCTCAAGCTTGAAGCCCGGGTCAACCCATTTGCCATGTCCAATAAGGTCGCGGCAATTCTCGGCATAAACTTAAAGCGCAGCCGACATGCCGGGGCCGCCAAGAAAATCATGGCCTTGCCCAATGTCAACGCCGTATGGGTCACCTCGGGGAAATATGATATTTTTGTTGAGGTACTGGTCGATTCAATCAAGGACCTCAATGTTTTTATATTTGAAGAGGAATTGAGAAACATTGAAGGCATAGAGGCCATTGAAACCCATATCATGCTTCACTCGGATTCCAAATATTTTAAAATTTCCCCACCCGCAGGATCAGTCTGA
- a CDS encoding alpha amylase C-terminal domain-containing protein has protein sequence MKKCSKDLFWSNPSWTNDPYLLPFKPIIRARFEQALAKTEQLKNKKSWAKIADYHEIFGLHRDKKGWVFREWAPNATTIFILTPANNWEKSSDWEVKGPDPNGIFKARFPDHFFCHEQLYRLKVVWDGGEGDRIPTAATRVIQDSATYIFNAQVWAPEQPYQWQAENPKLSTDPLLIYEAHAGMALEEGRVGTWRKFADHILPKVIDAGYNTLQMMAVQEHPYYGSFGYHVSSFFAPSSRFGTPDDFKYLVDKAHQADIRVLMDIVHSHSVKNEVEGLSRFDGSMYQFFHDKGRGDHTLWDSRCFDYGKQQVLHFLLSNLRYFLEQFRVDGFRFDGVTSMLFADHGLGRAFTRYQDYFGDDGDEDALNYLYAANDLVHEIHPGAVTIAEDVSGYPGLAAPAEICGTGFDFRFAMGVPDYWIKLLKEVRDEAWHMEALWHELTQHRDEERTISYVECHDQALVGDQTVMMRLMGGKIYNSMEKSNTDITTQRAVALHKMIRLITLSCAHKGYLNFMGNEFGHPEWVDFPSPANGFSYHHARRLWSLKYDKNLYFPDLFAFDKQMIALAKQTQLFTWDRPRLLHLHEDDKILAFERSGLIFVFNFHPEHSFSDYLIHAPAGQYGMRLDTDEPRFGGLGRLNPDQKHFTRPLGDVSENRHALSLYLPSRCALVLGAEATTP, from the coding sequence ATGAAAAAATGCTCCAAAGACCTTTTTTGGTCTAATCCTTCATGGACAAATGATCCGTACCTGTTACCTTTTAAGCCCATTATCCGGGCACGGTTTGAACAGGCTTTGGCAAAGACAGAACAGCTGAAAAACAAGAAGTCCTGGGCTAAAATTGCCGACTACCATGAAATTTTTGGTTTGCACAGGGATAAAAAAGGCTGGGTATTCAGGGAATGGGCACCCAATGCAACGACCATATTTATCCTCACACCAGCCAATAACTGGGAAAAATCTTCGGACTGGGAAGTGAAAGGGCCTGATCCCAACGGCATATTTAAAGCCCGGTTCCCTGATCACTTTTTTTGCCATGAACAGCTTTACCGACTCAAGGTGGTGTGGGACGGCGGCGAGGGCGACCGTATCCCTACGGCGGCCACCCGGGTCATCCAGGACAGCGCCACCTATATTTTTAATGCCCAGGTATGGGCACCGGAGCAGCCATACCAGTGGCAGGCAGAAAACCCCAAGTTGTCTACAGATCCTCTTTTGATCTATGAGGCCCATGCGGGCATGGCTTTAGAGGAAGGCAGGGTGGGGACCTGGCGAAAATTTGCCGATCACATCCTGCCCAAGGTCATTGACGCAGGGTACAATACCCTGCAGATGATGGCGGTTCAGGAGCACCCCTATTATGGCTCTTTTGGGTACCATGTCTCTTCATTTTTTGCCCCCTCTTCCCGATTCGGTACCCCGGATGATTTCAAGTATCTTGTGGACAAGGCACACCAGGCCGACATCCGTGTACTCATGGATATTGTACACTCCCACAGCGTAAAAAATGAAGTAGAGGGTCTGTCTCGATTTGACGGTTCCATGTACCAATTCTTCCACGATAAAGGCAGAGGGGATCACACGCTTTGGGACTCCCGGTGTTTTGACTATGGCAAACAACAGGTACTGCATTTTCTGCTGTCCAACCTGAGATATTTTCTTGAACAATTCCGGGTGGATGGATTCCGATTTGACGGTGTAACCTCCATGCTGTTTGCCGATCACGGATTGGGACGTGCCTTTACAAGATACCAGGATTATTTTGGTGATGATGGGGATGAAGATGCCTTAAATTATCTTTATGCTGCCAATGACCTGGTTCATGAAATCCACCCCGGTGCGGTCACCATTGCAGAAGATGTGAGCGGATACCCTGGGCTTGCGGCACCAGCGGAAATATGCGGCACAGGCTTTGATTTCAGATTTGCCATGGGGGTGCCCGATTACTGGATCAAACTGCTCAAGGAGGTCAGGGACGAAGCATGGCACATGGAAGCGCTATGGCATGAACTGACCCAACACAGGGACGAGGAACGCACAATCAGTTACGTGGAGTGCCATGACCAGGCCCTGGTGGGGGATCAAACTGTGATGATGCGCCTGATGGGCGGAAAAATCTATAATTCCATGGAAAAATCCAACACGGACATCACCACGCAACGAGCCGTGGCCCTTCACAAGATGATCCGTCTTATAACCCTATCCTGTGCCCACAAAGGGTATCTTAATTTCATGGGCAATGAGTTCGGCCATCCTGAATGGGTTGATTTTCCATCCCCTGCCAATGGATTTTCCTACCACCATGCCAGACGCTTATGGTCCCTGAAGTATGACAAAAATCTGTATTTTCCGGACTTGTTCGCCTTTGATAAACAGATGATTGCCCTGGCAAAACAAACGCAATTGTTTACATGGGACAGGCCAAGACTTTTGCATCTCCACGAAGACGATAAGATTCTGGCATTTGAGCGGTCCGGCCTTATTTTTGTGTTCAACTTCCACCCGGAACACTCTTTTTCCGACTACCTGATTCATGCGCCGGCAGGCCAATATGGCATGCGCCTGGACACGGATGAACCCCGGTTCGGCGGATTGGGACGCCTGAACCCGGACCAGAAACATTTCACCAGGCCCCTGGGTGATGTGTCTGAAAACCGCCATGCCCTGAGCCTTTACCTGCCCAGTCGCTGCGCACTGGTCCTGGGCGCTGAAGCGACTACCCCCTAA
- a CDS encoding glycogen synthase yields the protein MSDKPRILIVTPEVTYLPEGICPGDDDYSAKAGGLADVSAALISALYDLSCDVHVAIPDYRSIYHGDNEPRNHLEMEKIRRRLHEERIHFAVDRVFLYKDGVYSGYSDKDLKVSLAFQREVINNIIPRVKPDIIHCNDWMTGLIPAMARRYEIPCLFTIHNIHTMTSTLAEIEDRGIDAAAFWQHLYFKRPPFNYEESWNTNRVDFLASGVFSAHYVNTVSPTFLREIVENRHPFVAPELRDELAHKWDAECATGILNAPEPEFNPAVDDMVQFNYGPKNHRAQKKKNKNFLQKSVGLEINPDAPMFFWPSRLDPVQKGCTLLAETMYDIISRYWDTGIQIVSVADGPYQRHFHDIVDFHDLHRRVSIWGFNEHLSHQAFASSDFIFMPSSFEPCGLPQMIGGIYGSLPIVFDTGGLHDTVKQLDVDHSTGNGFLFYVHDAQGLNWAVDRAMDFFLLDPDEKEHQLRRIMTESVLEFNHTRCAESYIKLYEKMLQRPFLV from the coding sequence ATCTCTGATAAACCAAGAATTCTTATTGTAACCCCGGAGGTCACCTATCTGCCGGAGGGTATATGTCCTGGTGACGATGATTACTCAGCCAAGGCCGGAGGCCTGGCAGATGTGTCGGCAGCACTGATCTCCGCGTTGTATGATTTAAGCTGCGATGTTCATGTGGCCATACCCGACTACAGGTCTATCTATCATGGTGATAACGAACCAAGGAATCACCTGGAGATGGAAAAAATTCGCCGGCGTCTGCATGAGGAACGGATTCATTTTGCCGTGGACCGGGTGTTCCTTTACAAAGATGGTGTCTATTCCGGCTATTCGGATAAAGATCTCAAGGTGTCCCTGGCGTTTCAGCGGGAGGTGATCAACAACATCATCCCCAGGGTGAAACCGGATATCATACATTGCAACGACTGGATGACCGGACTGATTCCGGCCATGGCCAGGCGATACGAAATCCCGTGCCTGTTCACCATTCACAACATCCATACCATGACCTCCACCCTGGCCGAAATTGAGGACAGGGGGATTGATGCGGCAGCCTTCTGGCAGCACCTCTACTTCAAACGTCCGCCCTTTAACTACGAAGAGAGCTGGAATACCAACCGGGTGGATTTTCTGGCGTCAGGGGTGTTTTCCGCCCATTATGTAAACACGGTAAGTCCCACCTTCCTGCGTGAGATTGTTGAAAACCGCCACCCCTTTGTCGCACCGGAACTCAGGGATGAGCTGGCCCACAAATGGGATGCCGAATGCGCCACAGGCATTTTAAATGCACCTGAGCCCGAATTCAATCCAGCCGTGGATGACATGGTCCAGTTCAATTACGGGCCCAAAAACCACCGTGCCCAAAAAAAGAAGAATAAAAACTTTCTGCAAAAATCCGTGGGCCTTGAAATAAATCCCGATGCGCCTATGTTTTTCTGGCCCTCCCGCCTGGATCCTGTGCAGAAGGGTTGCACGCTTCTGGCAGAAACCATGTATGATATTATTTCCCGTTACTGGGACACAGGTATTCAGATTGTATCCGTGGCAGACGGTCCATACCAGAGACACTTCCACGATATTGTCGATTTCCATGACCTGCACCGGCGGGTCAGTATCTGGGGGTTCAACGAACATTTGTCCCACCAGGCATTTGCATCCAGTGATTTTATCTTCATGCCCTCCTCCTTTGAACCGTGCGGCCTGCCCCAGATGATCGGAGGAATTTACGGCAGTCTGCCCATTGTATTTGACACAGGCGGCCTGCATGACACAGTCAAACAACTGGATGTAGATCATTCAACGGGCAATGGATTTCTTTTCTATGTCCACGATGCCCAGGGACTGAACTGGGCCGTGGACCGTGCCATGGATTTTTTCCTCCTGGATCCGGATGAAAAAGAACACCAGCTCCGAAGAATCATGACTGAATCCGTACTTGAATTTAACCACACCCGATGCGCTGAAAGCTATATTAAACTATATGAAAAAATGCTCCAAAGACCTTTTTTGGTCTAA
- a CDS encoding glycogen/starch/alpha-glucan phosphorylase: MSYFDFSNFEISFNNYIKYILGKQLEYASRNDQLNAVSYAVGKYLIDIGYDTQKRYQANDAKRLHYLSLEFLIGRLLSNNLLNLGIYNSCKKFLEKKGIDLEFLVEKERDPALGNGGLGRLAACYLDSLACLNMPGFGYGINYDYGLFKQLIVNGYQKEKPDYWPNRRSPWLIRRTEERYMVPIYGQVEGSVDRAGEYNPVWTNWALLIGRPHDILVAGFEGRTVNYLRLFTAEASEDFDIDIFNEGDYFKAVGRKIKSETISKILYPSDSKESGKELRLVQEYFLVACSLKDIIRKYEMDHNSFDDFYNKVAIQLNDTHPALAVVELMRILVDEKGIQWETAWEITKKTLGYTNHTLLPEALETWPVSILERVVPRHMQLIYEINQRFLESLTVGDHEEITESIAKMSIIQEGPVKQVRMANLAIIGSHSINGVAKVHSNLVKTQLVPEFYKLWPERFNNKTNGVSPRRWIAACNPDLAAFITESIGRRWVGDLSRIWELETFENDPGFLDRLDEIKLANKEALAALIRKKLFLTVDPHSIFDIQAKRIHEYKRQLLNVLHIIHLYLSIKEDGKDIGHPRTFIFAGKAAPGYHFAKLIIKLIHSVANVVNKDPDIHDMIKVVFLPDYRVTLAEKIIPAADVSEQISTAGMEASGTGNMKFAMNGALTIGTLDGANIEIAEQVEDENIYIFGLTVDEVEAFRPRYEPKTFYDEDPDLKRVLKAIYSSRFCPDESGIFKPVFSQLMGNREHYLHLADFRAYVTTQLKVENDYKDRRKWLSMSLKNIARTGFFSSDRAIQEYADDIWGIHSFRG; encoded by the coding sequence ATGTCCTATTTTGATTTTTCGAATTTTGAAATCTCCTTTAATAATTATATTAAATATATTCTGGGCAAGCAACTTGAGTACGCCTCGAGAAATGATCAGTTAAACGCCGTTTCCTATGCCGTTGGCAAGTACCTTATCGATATTGGTTATGATACCCAGAAGCGCTACCAGGCAAATGATGCCAAACGCCTGCATTACTTGTCTCTTGAATTCCTCATTGGACGGCTTTTAAGCAATAATTTATTAAACTTAGGTATTTATAACAGCTGTAAAAAGTTTCTTGAAAAAAAGGGTATTGATCTTGAATTTCTGGTGGAGAAAGAACGTGATCCGGCTTTGGGTAACGGCGGTCTTGGGCGTTTGGCTGCATGTTATCTTGATTCTTTGGCCTGCCTGAATATGCCGGGGTTCGGATACGGGATTAACTATGATTACGGTCTGTTCAAACAGTTGATCGTTAACGGATACCAGAAAGAAAAACCCGATTACTGGCCCAACCGCAGGTCACCTTGGCTGATCCGCAGAACAGAAGAGCGGTATATGGTTCCCATTTACGGTCAGGTAGAGGGGAGCGTGGACAGGGCCGGGGAGTATAACCCGGTATGGACAAACTGGGCACTGCTCATTGGCCGACCTCATGATATCCTGGTTGCTGGTTTCGAAGGCCGCACCGTAAATTATCTGCGACTGTTTACGGCTGAAGCATCCGAGGATTTTGATATCGATATTTTTAATGAGGGTGACTATTTTAAAGCTGTGGGGCGAAAAATTAAATCCGAGACCATTTCCAAAATTCTCTATCCGTCGGATTCCAAAGAGTCGGGAAAAGAACTTCGGCTGGTCCAGGAGTATTTCCTTGTGGCCTGTTCCTTAAAGGACATTATCCGCAAGTATGAAATGGACCATAACTCCTTTGATGATTTTTACAATAAAGTGGCCATTCAACTCAACGATACCCATCCGGCTCTGGCGGTGGTGGAGCTGATGCGTATCCTGGTGGATGAAAAAGGCATACAATGGGAAACAGCCTGGGAGATCACTAAAAAAACTCTTGGGTATACCAACCATACCCTGCTGCCCGAAGCCCTGGAAACCTGGCCGGTGAGTATCCTGGAACGAGTGGTGCCCCGCCATATGCAGCTGATTTATGAAATCAACCAGCGGTTCTTGGAATCTTTGACAGTGGGTGATCATGAGGAGATAACAGAAAGCATTGCAAAGATGTCCATCATCCAGGAAGGGCCTGTTAAACAGGTGCGCATGGCCAATCTTGCCATCATCGGCAGTCATTCGATAAACGGGGTGGCAAAGGTACACTCCAATCTGGTCAAAACGCAACTTGTTCCTGAATTTTATAAGCTGTGGCCGGAAAGGTTTAACAATAAGACTAACGGAGTATCCCCCAGGCGCTGGATTGCTGCCTGCAATCCCGACCTTGCGGCGTTTATCACCGAATCCATTGGCCGCCGATGGGTGGGGGACTTATCGCGAATTTGGGAACTGGAAACTTTTGAAAACGATCCGGGATTCCTGGACCGGCTGGATGAGATCAAGCTGGCCAACAAAGAGGCTTTGGCTGCGTTAATACGTAAGAAATTGTTCCTGACCGTGGATCCCCACTCCATTTTCGACATTCAGGCCAAACGGATCCATGAATATAAGCGCCAGTTACTCAATGTGCTTCATATAATCCACCTGTATCTTTCCATCAAGGAGGACGGTAAGGATATCGGGCATCCACGGACCTTTATTTTTGCCGGTAAGGCCGCTCCGGGTTACCATTTTGCTAAATTGATCATCAAACTGATTCACTCGGTTGCCAACGTGGTCAATAAGGACCCGGATATCCATGACATGATCAAGGTGGTCTTCCTGCCGGACTACCGAGTAACCCTGGCGGAAAAGATTATTCCGGCTGCGGACGTCAGTGAGCAGATTTCCACCGCCGGCATGGAAGCCTCGGGGACAGGAAACATGAAATTTGCCATGAACGGCGCGTTGACTATCGGTACTTTGGACGGGGCCAATATAGAGATTGCAGAACAGGTGGAAGATGAAAATATTTATATTTTCGGCCTCACGGTGGACGAAGTAGAGGCATTTCGCCCACGTTATGAGCCCAAAACATTTTACGATGAGGATCCGGATTTGAAACGGGTACTCAAGGCCATTTATTCCAGTCGGTTTTGTCCCGACGAATCCGGTATTTTCAAACCTGTTTTCAGCCAACTCATGGGCAATCGGGAGCATTATCTTCACCTGGCCGATTTCAGGGCTTATGTTACAACCCAGTTAAAGGTAGAAAACGATTATAAAGACCGTAGAAAATGGCTCTCCATGTCGCTAAAAAATATTGCCCGCACCGGTTTTTTTTCCAGTGACCGGGCTATTCAGGAATATGCGGACGATATATGGGGGATTCATTCCTTTAGGGGGTAG
- a CDS encoding glycogen synthase produces the protein MPDRPRILIVTPEVTYLPEEMGSCAGYSAKAGGLADVSAALISALFDLNCDVHVAIPDYRSIYHDYSTEKHDREVEKIRQCLNEERIHFAVDRAFLYKEKVYSSSSNKNLKVSLAFQREVINNIIPRVKPDIIHCNDWMTGLIPAMARQYEIPCLFSIHNIHTMTSTLAEIEDRGIDAASFWQRLYFERPPESYAESRGFNRVDFLCSGVFSAHYVNTVSPAFLQEIVENRHPFVEPGLRTELTHKWEAGCATGILNAPEPELNPAVDEMIRFNYGPKNHRGMKQKNKAVIQKMVGLEQNPDAPLFFWPSRLDPVQKGCQLLAQIMYETISRYWESGIQIVSVADGEYYKHFKDIAMFHDLRHRIGIVRFDEQISHQAFAGSDFVFMPSSFEPCGLPQIIGAIYGTLPIVFDTGGLHDTVRPLDLENSSGNGFVFTVYDTHGLRWAVERAMDFFALDPDEREVQIRRIMIESVTKFNHSRCAESYIELYEKMIKRPFIVGP, from the coding sequence ATGCCTGATAGACCAAGAATTCTTATTGTTACCCCGGAAGTGACTTATCTGCCGGAAGAAATGGGGTCATGCGCAGGCTATTCTGCTAAGGCCGGTGGTTTGGCCGATGTCTCAGCAGCCTTGATCAGTGCTTTGTTTGATTTGAACTGCGATGTTCATGTCGCTATTCCTGATTATCGTTCCATCTATCATGATTATTCCACCGAAAAGCATGACCGGGAGGTGGAAAAGATTCGGCAATGCCTGAACGAGGAACGGATTCATTTTGCAGTGGATCGGGCCTTTCTTTATAAAGAAAAAGTATATTCCAGTAGCTCAAATAAAAATTTGAAGGTCTCTTTGGCCTTTCAGCGGGAGGTGATCAACAATATTATCCCCAGGGTAAAGCCGGACATTATCCACTGCAATGATTGGATGACAGGCCTGATTCCGGCCATGGCACGGCAGTATGAAATCCCCTGCCTGTTTTCTATCCACAATATTCATACTATGACCTCCACCCTGGCTGAGATAGAGGACCGGGGAATTGATGCGGCTTCCTTCTGGCAAAGGCTTTATTTTGAACGGCCGCCTGAAAGTTATGCCGAAAGCCGGGGATTTAACCGGGTGGATTTTCTTTGCTCGGGTGTGTTTTCAGCCCATTATGTTAATACGGTCAGTCCGGCATTTTTGCAGGAGATCGTTGAAAATCGACATCCTTTTGTGGAACCCGGGCTTCGGACCGAACTTACCCACAAATGGGAGGCTGGCTGTGCTACCGGTATTTTGAATGCACCGGAACCGGAATTGAACCCGGCAGTGGATGAAATGATCCGGTTCAATTACGGGCCGAAAAATCATCGGGGGATGAAACAGAAAAACAAGGCAGTTATCCAGAAAATGGTTGGCCTTGAACAAAATCCCGATGCCCCTTTGTTTTTCTGGCCTTCTCGCCTGGACCCGGTCCAAAAAGGTTGCCAGCTGTTGGCCCAGATTATGTACGAGACCATATCACGCTACTGGGAGTCCGGGATTCAGATTGTCTCCGTGGCAGACGGAGAATATTATAAGCACTTTAAAGATATTGCCATGTTCCACGATTTAAGGCATCGAATAGGCATTGTGAGGTTTGACGAGCAAATTTCCCACCAGGCCTTTGCCGGAAGTGATTTTGTTTTCATGCCCTCTTCCTTTGAGCCCTGTGGCCTTCCACAGATCATCGGGGCCATTTACGGTACCCTGCCCATTGTATTTGACACCGGCGGTCTGCATGACACGGTAAGGCCGCTTGACCTGGAAAACTCGAGCGGTAACGGTTTTGTTTTTACCGTATATGACACCCATGGACTGAGATGGGCGGTGGAACGGGCCATGGACTTTTTTGCCCTTGATCCGGATGAAAGAGAAGTTCAGATTCGGCGGATCATGATTGAATCCGTCACGAAATTCAACCACAGCCGTTGTGCTGAAAGCTATATTGAACTATATGAAAAAATGATTAAAAGGCCTTTCATTGTAGGGCCTTGA
- a CDS encoding L-serine ammonia-lyase, iron-sulfur-dependent, subunit alpha — protein MTGVICDGAKPGCALKLATAAGIAFQSALFALQGVRVQATDGIP, from the coding sequence TTGACCGGGGTCATTTGTGATGGTGCCAAACCCGGATGTGCCTTGAAATTGGCCACGGCCGCCGGAATAGCCTTTCAATCAGCCCTTTTCGCCCTCCAGGGGGTCCGGGTCCAAGCCACCGATGGTATCCCCTGA
- a CDS encoding isoamylase early set domain-containing protein: protein MFTKQYLKTKDVCRVRFKMRKKVIGTAEKVNLVGDFNNWDENAGAMKKLKNGDFSAVLDLELEQSYQFRYLVDDTRWINDESADIYLPSPFHGEENSVITI, encoded by the coding sequence ATGTTCACAAAACAATACCTTAAAACCAAAGATGTGTGCCGGGTTAGATTTAAAATGCGGAAAAAAGTGATCGGCACGGCAGAAAAAGTTAATCTGGTTGGTGATTTTAACAATTGGGATGAAAATGCCGGCGCCATGAAGAAACTCAAAAACGGGGATTTTTCTGCGGTCCTTGATCTTGAGTTGGAACAGTCTTATCAGTTTCGTTACCTGGTGGATGATACCCGCTGGATCAATGATGAAAGCGCAGATATTTACCTGCCGTCTCCCTTTCACGGGGAAGAGAATTCGGTTATTACGATATAG